In one window of Synechococcus sp. M16CYN DNA:
- the queG gene encoding tRNA epoxyqueuosine(34) reductase QueG produces the protein MAWRDSNERVQLSQALKQRALEEGFNPVGIALLPGSPRLQLRTQALQRWLDHGYQASMAWMTAPRRHDASLLLDGARSLLAVGLNYYVSTQRHPRALKVARYGWGRDYHRVVSKRLRRVGRWLSTQQPGCQWRVCVDSSPLLDKAWAEEAGLGWIGKHSNVIHPRRGSWMVIGHLLTTEPLQADAPARSLCGRCTACIDACPTGAIREPFVVDAKRCLAFHTIENRDPELPDEIRTALGPWIAGCDICQDVCPWNHGNLPCSNDSDMQPRPWLLNASNQNIQRWDDATWNQKLRGSTLRRIKPWMWRRNAATAQLDQTPTL, from the coding sequence ATGGCATGGCGAGACTCAAATGAAAGAGTGCAACTGAGTCAGGCTCTGAAACAGCGTGCTTTAGAGGAGGGTTTCAATCCCGTCGGCATTGCTCTATTACCGGGGAGTCCTCGGTTGCAGCTGCGCACGCAGGCACTCCAACGCTGGCTTGATCATGGCTATCAAGCCAGCATGGCATGGATGACTGCGCCACGCCGTCACGACGCTTCTCTCCTGCTAGATGGTGCACGAAGTCTGTTGGCAGTAGGTTTGAATTATTATGTTTCTACTCAGAGACATCCAAGAGCCTTAAAAGTAGCCCGCTACGGCTGGGGCCGTGACTACCATCGTGTCGTTAGTAAACGCCTTCGACGAGTTGGCCGTTGGTTATCCACACAGCAACCGGGATGCCAATGGCGCGTTTGCGTGGACTCCTCGCCATTGCTGGATAAAGCCTGGGCTGAGGAAGCCGGACTAGGATGGATCGGGAAGCACAGTAACGTGATCCATCCGCGTCGGGGCTCATGGATGGTGATTGGCCATTTATTAACGACGGAGCCACTTCAAGCAGATGCGCCAGCCCGAAGTCTCTGCGGGCGTTGCACCGCCTGTATAGATGCATGTCCTACCGGCGCTATTCGCGAACCGTTTGTAGTTGATGCCAAACGATGCTTGGCATTCCACACCATCGAAAACCGAGATCCAGAGCTTCCGGATGAAATTAGAACAGCTCTTGGGCCTTGGATCGCCGGCTGTGATATCTGCCAAGACGTCTGTCCATGGAATCACGGTAACTTGCCCTGCAGCAACGATTCGGACATGCAACCACGACCGTGGCTTCTGAATGCGAGCAATCAAAACATTCAGCGCTGGGACGACGCAACCTGGAATCAAAAGTTGCGTGGATCAACCTTACGGCGAATCAAACCCTGGATGTGGCGAAGAAATGCTGCTACAGCACAACTTGATCAAACCCCTACGCTTTGA
- a CDS encoding tetratricopeptide repeat protein, protein MFRGIELKRSLTATLISLSTFCLISPAQALVPYVYLPTEEELAKSSIGIGRTAAQLLQMGQPKKAAQLAALAVRLNPNDERLWTVLAEAQLRNNRLKNASQSLIKAKTINPNNAGLWFAEAAIALRAKQSEAAIPLIQRGLQLDSNNPAAYFDLGNAWIMQNKLIQALQSFEKATKLRPRFWEALNNQALVLFELRQYNEAIRRWRKVLRIENNAEPMLALAAALNQKGQQNEALALAKEALSKNPNYVLPLHQEEQLWGFHVRQATANLLREAALASSVERAQANATWQKRQ, encoded by the coding sequence GTGTTTCGAGGAATCGAACTTAAACGAAGTCTAACCGCAACACTGATCAGTCTCAGCACCTTTTGCCTCATTTCTCCAGCCCAGGCCTTGGTGCCCTATGTCTACTTACCGACAGAAGAAGAACTTGCTAAATCATCTATCGGGATCGGGCGGACCGCGGCTCAACTGTTGCAAATGGGTCAACCAAAAAAGGCTGCACAGTTGGCCGCCCTGGCTGTTCGCCTAAATCCAAATGATGAACGTTTATGGACTGTTCTTGCTGAAGCACAACTTCGTAACAACCGACTTAAGAATGCGAGCCAATCACTCATAAAAGCAAAAACAATCAACCCAAATAATGCCGGGCTTTGGTTTGCTGAAGCCGCTATCGCGCTGCGAGCAAAACAATCAGAAGCAGCTATTCCTCTCATCCAACGTGGTTTGCAACTGGACTCTAATAATCCAGCAGCCTACTTTGATTTAGGCAATGCCTGGATCATGCAGAATAAGCTTATACAAGCTTTGCAATCTTTCGAGAAAGCCACCAAACTCAGACCCAGATTTTGGGAAGCTCTTAATAATCAAGCACTTGTTTTATTTGAACTAAGACAGTACAACGAGGCGATCCGACGCTGGCGCAAGGTCCTCAGGATTGAAAACAACGCTGAGCCCATGCTTGCCTTAGCCGCGGCTCTTAATCAAAAAGGCCAACAGAACGAAGCTCTGGCGCTAGCTAAAGAAGCATTATCCAAAAATCCCAATTACGTGTTGCCATTGCATCAAGAAGAACAGCTCTGGGGTTTCCATGTGCGTCAAGCCACCGCAAACTTGTTGCGTGAAGCAGCACTCGCTAGCAGCGTCGAACGGGCTCAGGCAAATGCCACTTGGCAAAAACGTCAGTGA